The nucleotide sequence CAAACGGATCAATAGAAAATAAAACGCTATCTCTGTTTGGAAGCAGACAAACTGGCTTTTTATTTCCTCTCCAATAATCAAACATTGCCGTAAGGTGGGAGGCATTACTTGATTTAACCTTCTTCTCTCTTGAAAAGTCACAAACTCCAGGGGCATTGTTAAAAAATAGGTCAAGAGTTGGTAATGTTTCAATCACCCCCTCGCAGCCACCCATTTGTCGTAATGCTTTTAGGATTTCATCTCCCATTTGATCAAGTTTTTCTTTATCTTTTGCGGAGTAGTAAATACTCGTCTCCATTGAGATAAGCTTTTCTGATCCTTCAAGAAGTTCACGGATAAGGCCTTCAATCTGTTCTAACTGAGACTCGGATTCGATATCAGTAACGTGACCATTTCCTGATGCCATACTATTGGTAAGTCTTCTCTGAACCTGTAATCGGTCAGCTTCTTTTTTCTGCTCTAAAACCTTATATGTTTGAACTATTTTGTAATGAAATGGAAGTTTTGTTAAAATTTCTGCCATCGCTGCCTGTGTTTGTCCCTCAGGTAAGGTTTTTAAACTCACACAACGGGTATGGAGATTTCCTATCTTAAGCGAATCATTATCTACAAGCACATCCGTTAATGTCACCTGAGATGAAAAGCTTTGCTGATTAATTTCTGAAAATTCTCGTAATTTGGGGATTCCAATTCTTTCACTGCGATCTGAGTTAAAATACTCAAAAACAAAATTAAACCATTGCTCAGAGCTTAATCTTGATGGATTAAAGCTCATTTGTCTTAAGCTGGATTCAATCGTTTTAATCTGTCTTTCAAAAGAGAATAGATTTGATTGAAATGATTCCTGAGCGATCTGTTCAAATTGTTCATGCTTTTGCCAAAATTTCTTTTTAGACATTTGCTTATTTTGGCTTCTCACAAAAACGTAGAGGTCGGGATTATAGAATCCTCCATCATTCGCTATTTGTTCAAACTGATCAAAGCGAGCCTTAGAAATTGGTTTATAAATTTCTAACGATTCTGAAGATGCTTTTTTATGAGCTTCTAGAATTGATTCAATATTGGCTTTTACATCATAGACTAATTGAATTTTTATTCCCTCATCTAAGGAAACTAAAAGTGTTTCAAATTTTTTACTTAGATTGTTAATAGCCTCATTTGAAGCAGATGTGATATCAGCTCCCTCGATTTTAAAACCTAATCCTAATGAACCATCCATAAAAACCATATAGTCATGATGGAAGTGCCAATATGGTAGTTTGTTCGCTAGATTGTTACTCGACATATATTTTCCTATTACGTTTTGTTTCTGAATGATCAATCTCACCAGCACTTAAATGGCCCGGTTCCATGTGAAAGCGGACTAAGTGGATCAAATAATTTTCAGGCTTATTTCTTTTTATAAAAAATAAAACTAAGGCCATGATTATTGGAATCACAAACACCATGACCGTTCCAAATGGTGTTTGACCGAATATCAAATTCATTATTGCCGCAAAGAGAAGGACAAAAAGAAGATCATGGGCCTCAAGGCCCACGATCTTGATTTTTGCATCTAATCTTCGATGAACAGTAGATGAGTTTAATTCCATTATTGACCTGCTGCTGACTGGAACCAGCCAATTATATGTGGTGCCATGAACCCGATAATTGAGCAGACAATCACCATGATGATTCTACCTTTTGCAGCTCCATCACCAGTAAGTGCAAGAATAACAGCATAGACAAGCCCCAATACGCTTACTAATGGAAGAATCACAGTAATGAGCTTTGTCGTAAGCCCTTGCATTTTTGATTCAAAGCCACCTGCAAATTGTGCGTGAGCAAGATCAGGCATGAAAGCAATAAATGCAACAAGTGCAATCATAAACGCCATTGAAATCATGTTTTCCTTATTCATTGTTCATCCCCATAACTAAAGTTTTTGAATAAGGCCCAAAATCAACATAGACATCACCCTTAGTTTGTTTTGACGAATAGCCTTCGCCAATTACTTTTCGTTGATGAAATTTTCCATCTTTTTTAATAACAACTTCAGCACGGTAGAGAATATCTTCGCTTTGAGATCCCGTCGGCTTTAGGTAATATTGAGTGTCTGGGTGGATATCGAGTTTGAGGCGATATTCTGCAAACTTCTCATCATAAAAAGCGACTCCAGCAGGTAGATTCTTATTAGTGTTTTTGTCATACCACCATAGAAGTAGTGGCTTAGTTTGTTTTACTTGTTCTGTTTTCATATTTTCTCCAAAATTAATTTAAAACTTTCCAATTCCAACCAACGAGTTATTTATTTAACTGAACCCTCCTAGGCACATTCTGGTTCTTGTAAATTAATAAAATCATTTCTCAAACGATCTAAGGCCGATGAGAGCATCTTTTTTACTGCTACAGATGAAATGCAAAGTGCCTTTGATATTTCATATTCACAAAGGCCTTCCCAGAACTTTAGATAAACAACAGCGAGTTCACCTGTTGGTAGATTTGCTACTTTTTCTCGAACAATCTCTGATTCAAAATCATTAAGTTTTAATTTTGAAAATGCGACTTCTTCGCACTTGGTAGACTCTTTCAAATAGTCATTTTGAACCTGCTGATCCATACGTTTTTGAATTTTGTGAGTAGGCCAGACTAATTCCGTTTGCTTTTTCATTTTATAATCCTTTATTGTTTGACAGGTGGCTTTTGGCGGCCAAGTAAAGATGTTGCGCTTTGATTTCATTCAAGCGATCTTCGTTGATATCTTTTCTTAGAAACTTTCCGACTGAAGAAAATATTTTTCCAATGATACGAATTGGAAAAAGAATCTCTTCTTTTAATTTTGATTTACCCAATATACTCATGACTCCTCCTCGAAGCATTTAATTGCCTTCCTGTGGAGTACATATTTCACGAGCTGTGCCAGACTTGGCAATTTAGGTTTTTAGAATGATTTCAGTTGTTTGAGTTAA is from Halobacteriovoraceae bacterium and encodes:
- a CDS encoding ATP-binding protein, with the translated sequence MSSNNLANKLPYWHFHHDYMVFMDGSLGLGFKIEGADITSASNEAINNLSKKFETLLVSLDEGIKIQLVYDVKANIESILEAHKKASSESLEIYKPISKARFDQFEQIANDGGFYNPDLYVFVRSQNKQMSKKKFWQKHEQFEQIAQESFQSNLFSFERQIKTIESSLRQMSFNPSRLSSEQWFNFVFEYFNSDRSERIGIPKLREFSEINQQSFSSQVTLTDVLVDNDSLKIGNLHTRCVSLKTLPEGQTQAAMAEILTKLPFHYKIVQTYKVLEQKKEADRLQVQRRLTNSMASGNGHVTDIESESQLEQIEGLIRELLEGSEKLISMETSIYYSAKDKEKLDQMGDEILKALRQMGGCEGVIETLPTLDLFFNNAPGVCDFSREKKVKSSNASHLTAMFDYWRGNKKPVCLLPNRDSVLFSIDPFAKELPNWNGLIFGGSGAGKSFTISQLMLQFYGQSPTPKIVWIDNGASSETLLDVLDGEFINLNLDSSICLNMFDLPKGEKLPSPTKVKLILGALESIIKEDDSNGLPKREKALLEEAIFLTYNRCKEKTPTLSDFKETLRSHPNKALKDYSEVLYSWTGQTAYGKMLDGHTNIQLSKDLVTIEIKGLDTYPDLQNVFLLLLTDFIKNEAANDLKRPYLLIIDEAWKLFETKSGLSFTLEAYRTFRKFNGGIWCISQNYKDFLSSQEIKNAIFPNTTSIFVLRQRKIDWKDFQEAMDLNDNEIEVIKSLEIVKGKYSEFYFLQDENRSVLRLTPDPLSYWICTSDGHDKSQIQDLQTQFPNLSKIEILLKLANKTKEAS